In the Flavisolibacter tropicus genome, one interval contains:
- a CDS encoding Gfo/Idh/MocA family protein, with amino-acid sequence MYKFAIIGCGRIATRHAENIQKLGHLVAVCDIDKQRAVAFAKQYEAKAYYSIDDLLKNETEIDVVSVCTPNGFHAEHAIKSLQARKHVLCEKPMCITSVAAWQMADTAHFFRKKLFVVKQNRFNPPIQLVKKDLEAKKYGDIYSFQINCFWNRSQGYYTGDWRGTKELDGGTLYTQFSHFIDVLYWFLGDVEEVRGFKDNFTHHQHVEIEDTGVVAIKLKSGVLGTLNFTINSYEHNQEGSITLFGEKGSVKIGGQYLNTLEWYKTESEETPVLEQATEANHYGHYQGSMSNHNKVYESLVASLNNNGSLLEARDAIKTIEIIEKIYKALV; translated from the coding sequence ATGTACAAGTTTGCTATCATCGGCTGTGGACGGATTGCTACCCGCCATGCAGAGAATATTCAAAAACTAGGGCACCTAGTTGCTGTTTGTGATATTGATAAACAAAGAGCCGTTGCATTTGCCAAACAATATGAGGCTAAGGCCTATTACTCAATAGACGACCTACTTAAAAACGAAACAGAAATAGATGTGGTTTCCGTTTGTACCCCAAACGGCTTCCATGCAGAACATGCTATAAAATCGCTTCAGGCTAGAAAACACGTGCTTTGCGAAAAGCCCATGTGTATTACCAGCGTAGCTGCCTGGCAAATGGCCGATACAGCGCATTTCTTCAGGAAGAAGCTATTTGTCGTTAAACAGAATCGTTTTAACCCTCCTATTCAATTGGTGAAGAAGGATCTGGAAGCTAAGAAATATGGAGATATATATAGCTTTCAGATCAACTGCTTCTGGAACCGCAGCCAGGGATATTATACGGGTGATTGGAGAGGAACTAAGGAACTTGATGGCGGTACCCTTTATACCCAGTTCAGTCATTTCATAGACGTCCTCTATTGGTTTTTAGGTGATGTAGAAGAAGTTAGAGGGTTCAAAGACAACTTTACGCACCACCAGCACGTAGAGATTGAAGATACCGGTGTTGTAGCCATTAAATTGAAAAGCGGCGTTCTAGGGACGCTGAACTTTACAATAAATAGCTATGAACATAACCAGGAAGGTTCAATTACGTTATTTGGTGAAAAAGGAAGCGTAAAGATTGGCGGACAGTATTTAAATACCTTAGAGTGGTATAAAACGGAATCGGAAGAAACACCTGTTTTAGAACAAGCTACAGAAGCAAACCACTATGGCCATTACCAGGGCTCTATGAGTAATCATAACAAGGTTTATGAATCACTGGTAGCATCCTTGAATAATAATGGCTCGCTGTTAGAAGCACGCGATGCCATTAAAACAATCGAAATCATTGAAAAGATCTATAAAGCTTTAGTCTAG
- the wecB gene encoding non-hydrolyzing UDP-N-acetylglucosamine 2-epimerase: MNVLYIVGNRPQFVKLAVLHQEMAKHAFIKESIIHTGQHFSSEMSDVFFRDLDIGLPTINLNIHSLSHVALIARTMEAMEKEIPKVNPDIIVVFGDTNATLAGALTGKKLGIPVAHIEAGIRTFDEEMPEESNRYLTDRMATINFCCTRLNERQLKKEGFMKDIPSLVIYSGDLMLDAYLYYKKHFAKSPRVLDDNGLQKNQYILATIHRRQNIEHLDILKNIIRSLNQIHKQIPVVCPLHPNTKQIVEKNSINIDFKIIPPQGYLAMQALLDNSMLVITDSGGVQREAFFAKKPLAIIMERPFWPEVTNYGGAVYCSGEGYQLIQAFEKIKNVTIRNRTSIFGKGDAAKIITKELIKAFKNKEQ; encoded by the coding sequence ATGAATGTTTTGTACATAGTAGGAAACAGACCGCAGTTTGTAAAGCTAGCAGTACTGCATCAGGAAATGGCAAAACATGCATTCATTAAAGAGTCCATCATACATACAGGCCAACATTTCTCATCAGAGATGAGTGATGTATTTTTTCGTGATCTAGATATTGGCCTGCCAACTATTAATCTGAACATTCACTCCCTGTCGCATGTTGCACTAATTGCCCGGACCATGGAGGCTATGGAAAAAGAGATCCCCAAAGTAAACCCTGATATTATTGTAGTCTTTGGAGATACAAATGCCACGCTAGCTGGTGCGCTAACCGGAAAGAAGCTGGGTATACCTGTTGCTCATATTGAAGCAGGCATTCGAACTTTTGATGAAGAAATGCCTGAAGAAAGCAATCGATACCTTACAGATCGCATGGCCACTATTAACTTCTGCTGTACCCGGCTAAATGAAAGACAACTAAAGAAGGAAGGCTTTATGAAGGATATTCCTTCTTTAGTAATTTACAGTGGCGACTTAATGCTGGATGCCTATTTATATTACAAAAAGCATTTTGCTAAATCCCCAAGGGTTCTAGACGATAATGGCTTGCAAAAGAATCAATATATACTAGCTACTATTCATAGAAGGCAAAATATTGAGCACTTGGACATTCTAAAAAACATTATCCGTTCATTAAACCAGATTCACAAGCAGATTCCAGTTGTTTGTCCTCTACATCCTAATACAAAGCAAATAGTAGAAAAGAATAGTATTAATATTGACTTTAAGATTATTCCCCCACAAGGCTACTTAGCTATGCAAGCACTTTTGGATAATAGTATGCTTGTAATTACGGACAGTGGCGGCGTTCAGCGTGAAGCTTTTTTTGCAAAAAAACCGTTAGCCATTATTATGGAGCGCCCTTTCTGGCCCGAAGTCACTAATTATGGCGGTGCCGTTTATTGTAGCGGAGAAGGTTACCAACTAATACAAGCGTTTGAGAAGATTAAAAACGTAACAATAAGAAATAGGACTTCTATTTTCGGTAAAGGAGATGCCGCCAAGATCATAACGAAGGAGCTGATTAAAGCATTTAAGAATAAAGAACAGTAA